Proteins co-encoded in one Corylus avellana chromosome ca9, CavTom2PMs-1.0 genomic window:
- the LOC132191574 gene encoding ras-related protein RABC2a-like, with product MPEVDLQDSFPCERSAAYDNSVKIILIGDAGVGKTSLIASYLYYSIETPQSTNDMDLKFKLLTVGDTELMLKIWDTVGQDKFRTLTESFYRGADGIILEF from the exons ATGCCTGAAGTGGATCTGCAGGATTCGTTTCCCTGTGAAAGGAGTGCAGCCTACGATAACTCTGTCAAGATCATATTGATCGGTGATGCCGGAGTCGGAAAAACCAGCCTCATCGCTAGCTACCTCTACTACTCCATCGAAACTCCTCAGTCCACCAATG ATATGGATTTGAAGTTCAAGCTGCTCACTGTAGGTGACACGGAATTGATGCTCAAAATTTGGGACACTG TTGGACAGGACAAATTCAGAACACTAACAGAGTCTTTTTATCGAGGTGCCGACGGGATTATTCTTG AATTCTGA
- the LOC132161724 gene encoding ras-related protein RABC2a-like → MGSSSGQSSGGYDYAFKILLIGDSGVGKTSLIVSFVSDSIEPPLPTVGMDLKFKLLTVGGKKLKLTIWDTAGQDKFRTLTHSFYRGAHGIILVYDITVRSTFTAISDFWFKEVEIYTTNPKCVKMLVGNKVDRDSERVVSQEEGIALAKELGCSFFECSVKTRENVVQCYETLALKIMEVPSLVEEGSPEKKNGEKLKDDKAPPVGGGGGGGGSSGSCC, encoded by the exons ATGGGTTCGTCTTCAGGGCAAAGCAGTGGCGGCTATGATTACGCCTTCAAGATTTTATTGATCGGTGATTCCGGCGTCGGAAAAACCAGCCTCATCGTCAGCTTCGTCTCCGACTCCATCGAACCTCCTCTGCCCACCGTTG GTATGGATTTGAAGTTCAAGCTGCTCACAGTAGGTGGCAAGAAATTGAAGCTCACAATTTGGGACACTG CTGGACAGGACAAGTTCAGAACATTAACACACTCTTTTTATCGAGGTGCCCACGGAATTATTCTTG TTTATGACATAACGGTTAGAAGCACCTTTACAGCCATATCAGATTTCTGGTTTAAAGAAGTGGAAATTTACACTACAAATCCGAAGTGTGTCAAGATGCTTGTTGGAAATAAAGTTGACAGA GATTCTGAAAGAGTTGTAAGTCAAGAGGAGGGAATCGCACTAGCAAAGGAGCTTGGATGCTCATTTTTCGAATGTAGTGTTAAAACTAGAGAAAATGTGGTGCAATGCTATGAAACGCTTGCATTAAAG ATAATGGAGGTTCCTAGTCTTGTGGAAGAAGGATCTCcagagaagaaaaatggtgaAAAGCTGAAGGACGACAAAGCACCTCCCGTTGGGGGTGGTGGTGGCGGCGGCGGCAGCAGCGGCAGTTGCTGCTAA
- the LOC132161891 gene encoding ras-related protein RABC2a-like isoform X1, translating into MDSSSFQSSGDYSHSFKIILIGDAGVGKTSLISSFVSDSIEPPQSTDVCVDMDLKFKLLTVGDTKLMLKIWDTVGQDKFRTLTQSFYRGADGIILVYDITDRSSFTAISDFWAKEVGTNNPDCVMMFVGNKVDRDSERVVSQEEGTALAKGLECSFFETSAKTKENVKQCFETLALQIMELSGDFEEEEEEEEVEEEFPGERNDIGLNMDIQVNMDVGGGGGGGRGRRRSGSYNRGRGRSLGRSRGRGRSLGRGRGRLGGRGIRGGRVIRSVLRVPVRGGRC; encoded by the exons ATGGATTCGTCTTCATTTCAAAGCAGTGGAGACTACAGTCACTCCTTCAAAATCATATTGATCGGTGATGCCGGAGTCGGAAAAACCAGCCTCATCTCCAGCTTCGTCTCCGACTCCATCGAACCTCCTCAGTCCACCGATG TATGTGTAGATATGGATTTGAAGTTCAAGCTGCTCACCGTAGGTGACACGAAATTGATGCTCAAAATTTGGGACACTG TTGGACAGGACAAGTTCAGAACATTAACACAGTCTTTTTATCGAGGTGCCGACGGGATTATTCTTG TATATGATATAACGGATAGAAGCAGCTTTACAGCCATATCAGATTTCTGGGCTAAAGAAGTGGGCACGAATAATCCGGATTGTGTGATGATGTTTGTTGGAAATAAAGTTGATAGA GATTCTGAAAGAGTTGTAAGTCAGGAAGAGGGAACCGCACTAGCAAAAGGGCTCGAATGTTCGTTTTTTGAAACTAGTgctaaaactaaagaaaatgtgAAGCAATGCTTTGAAACACTTGCACTACAG ATAATGGAGCTTTCTGGTGAttttgaggaagaagaggaagaagaagaagtggaaGAAGAATTTCCAGGGGAGAGAAACGATATAGGGCTGAATATGGATATACAGGTGAATATGGatgttggtggtggtggtggtggtggccgTGGTCGCCGCCGTAGTGGCAGCTACAATCGTGGTCGCGGTCGCAGTCTTGGCCGCAGCCGCGGTCGTGGTCGCAGTCTTGGTCGTGGTCGCGGTCGCTTGGGTGGTCGAGGTATTCGTGGTGGTCGTGTTATTCGTAGTGTTCTTCGTGTTCCTGTTCGTGGTGGTCGCTGCTAA
- the LOC132161722 gene encoding ras-related protein RABC2a-like: MGSSSGQSSGSCDLSFKILLIGDSGVGKSSLLVSFISNSVEDLSPTIGVDFKIKLLTVGGKKLKLTIWDTAGQERFRTLTSSYYRGAQGIILVYDVTRRDTFTNLSDVWAKEVELYSTNQGCVKMLVGNKVDIDSERVVSREEGIALAKELGCLLLECSAKTRENVEQCFEELALKIMEVPSLLEEGSTVVKRNILKQKQEYQAPPSGGCCS, translated from the exons ATGGGTTCATCTTCAGGTCAGAGCAGTGGCAGCTGCGATCTCTCATTCAAGATCTTATTGATCGGTGATTCCGGTGTGGGAAAAAGCAGTCTCCTTGTCAGCTTCATCTCCAACTCCGTCGAAGATCTTTCACCCACCATTG GCGTGGATTTTAAGATCAAGCTGCTCACAGTAGGCGGGAAGAAATTGAAGCTCACAATTTGGGACACTG CTGGACAGGAGAGGTTCAGAACATTAACAAGCTCTTATTATAGAGGTGCCCAAGGGATCATTCTTG tttatgatGTTACACGTAGAGATACGTTTACAAACTTATCAGATGTATGGGCTAAAGAAGTGGAACTCTACTCGACTAATCAGGGCTGTGTCAAGATGCTTGTTGGAAATAAAGTTGATATA GATTCTGAAAGAGTTGTAAGTAGAGAGGAGGGAATTGCACTAGCAAAAGAGCTTGGATGTTTGTTACTTGAATGTAGTGCTAAAACTAGAGAAAATGTGGAGCAATGCTTTGAAGAACTTGCATTAAAG ATAATGGAGGTTCCTAGCCTTTTGGAAGAAGGGTCTACTGTAGTGAAGAGAAACATTTTAAAGCAGAAACAGGAATACCAAGCACCTCCAAGTGGCGGTTGCTGCTCTTAA
- the LOC132161723 gene encoding uncharacterized protein LOC132161723: MDREWGSKPGSGGAASAQNEAIDRRERLRRLALETIDLAKDPYFMRNHLGSYECKLCLTLHNNEGNYLAHTQGKRHQTNLAKRAAREAKEAPAQPQPHKRKVSVRKSVKIGRPGYRVTKQFDPETKQRSLLFQIEYPEIEDLAKPRHRFMSSYEQRVQPFDKRYQYLLFAADPYEIIAFKVPSTEIDKTPPKFFTHWDPDSKMFTVSLFNICSTASYVFRCDLAQRLTV; the protein is encoded by the exons ATGGACAGGGAATGGGGTTCGAAGCCTGGAAGCGGAGGGGCCGCCTCCGCCCAGAACGAAGCCATTGACCGCCGTGAGCGTCTCCGAAGGCTCGCCCTTGAGACCATCGATCTCGCGAAAGATCCCTATTTTATGCGCAATCACCTCGGCAG TTATGAGTGCAAGCTTTGCCTGACACTCCACAACAACGAGGGGAATTACTTGGCCCACACACAGGGAAAGCGTCACCAGACTAATTTGGCCAAGAGAGCTGCCCGCGAGGCCAAGGAAGCGCCTGCGCAGCCTCAGCCCCACAAGCGCAAAGTCTCCGTTCGCAAGTCAG TCAAAATCGGAAGGCCTGGGTACCGGGTAACAAAGCAGTTTGATCCAGAGACGAAACAGAGGTCTCTTCTTTTCCAG ATTGAATATCCTGAGATTGAAGACCTTGCAAAACCAAGACACAGGTTTATGTCTTCTTATGAGCAG AGGGTCCAACCCTTCGATAAAAGATACCAGTATCTTCTTTTTGCAGCTGATCCATATGAGATCATTGCTTTCAAG GTTCCTAGCACAGAGATTGACAAAACCCCTCCCAAGTTCTTCACACATTGGGATCCAGACTCTAAAATGTTTACGGttagtttgtttaatatttgcTCAACTGCTTCCTATGTTTTTAGATGTGATTTGGCACAAAGATTGACTGTTTGA
- the LOC132161891 gene encoding ras-related protein RABC2a-like isoform X3 — MDSSSFQSSGDYSHSFKIILIGDAGVGKTSLISSFVSDSIEPPQSTDVCVDMDLKFKLLTVGDTKLMLKIWDTVGQDKFRTLTQSFYRGADGIILVYDITDRSSFTAISDFWAKEVGTNNPDCVMMFVGNKVDRIMELSGDFEEEEEEEEVEEEFPGERNDIGLNMDIQVNMDVGGGGGGGRGRRRSGSYNRGRGRSLGRSRGRGRSLGRGRGRLGGRGIRGGRVIRSVLRVPVRGGRC; from the exons ATGGATTCGTCTTCATTTCAAAGCAGTGGAGACTACAGTCACTCCTTCAAAATCATATTGATCGGTGATGCCGGAGTCGGAAAAACCAGCCTCATCTCCAGCTTCGTCTCCGACTCCATCGAACCTCCTCAGTCCACCGATG TATGTGTAGATATGGATTTGAAGTTCAAGCTGCTCACCGTAGGTGACACGAAATTGATGCTCAAAATTTGGGACACTG TTGGACAGGACAAGTTCAGAACATTAACACAGTCTTTTTATCGAGGTGCCGACGGGATTATTCTTG TATATGATATAACGGATAGAAGCAGCTTTACAGCCATATCAGATTTCTGGGCTAAAGAAGTGGGCACGAATAATCCGGATTGTGTGATGATGTTTGTTGGAAATAAAGTTGATAGA ATAATGGAGCTTTCTGGTGAttttgaggaagaagaggaagaagaagaagtggaaGAAGAATTTCCAGGGGAGAGAAACGATATAGGGCTGAATATGGATATACAGGTGAATATGGatgttggtggtggtggtggtggtggccgTGGTCGCCGCCGTAGTGGCAGCTACAATCGTGGTCGCGGTCGCAGTCTTGGCCGCAGCCGCGGTCGTGGTCGCAGTCTTGGTCGTGGTCGCGGTCGCTTGGGTGGTCGAGGTATTCGTGGTGGTCGTGTTATTCGTAGTGTTCTTCGTGTTCCTGTTCGTGGTGGTCGCTGCTAA
- the LOC132161891 gene encoding ras-related protein RABC2a-like isoform X2, with protein MDSSSFQSSGDYSHSFKIILIGDAGVGKTSLISSFVSDSIEPPQSTDDMDLKFKLLTVGDTKLMLKIWDTVGQDKFRTLTQSFYRGADGIILVYDITDRSSFTAISDFWAKEVGTNNPDCVMMFVGNKVDRDSERVVSQEEGTALAKGLECSFFETSAKTKENVKQCFETLALQIMELSGDFEEEEEEEEVEEEFPGERNDIGLNMDIQVNMDVGGGGGGGRGRRRSGSYNRGRGRSLGRSRGRGRSLGRGRGRLGGRGIRGGRVIRSVLRVPVRGGRC; from the exons ATGGATTCGTCTTCATTTCAAAGCAGTGGAGACTACAGTCACTCCTTCAAAATCATATTGATCGGTGATGCCGGAGTCGGAAAAACCAGCCTCATCTCCAGCTTCGTCTCCGACTCCATCGAACCTCCTCAGTCCACCGATG ATATGGATTTGAAGTTCAAGCTGCTCACCGTAGGTGACACGAAATTGATGCTCAAAATTTGGGACACTG TTGGACAGGACAAGTTCAGAACATTAACACAGTCTTTTTATCGAGGTGCCGACGGGATTATTCTTG TATATGATATAACGGATAGAAGCAGCTTTACAGCCATATCAGATTTCTGGGCTAAAGAAGTGGGCACGAATAATCCGGATTGTGTGATGATGTTTGTTGGAAATAAAGTTGATAGA GATTCTGAAAGAGTTGTAAGTCAGGAAGAGGGAACCGCACTAGCAAAAGGGCTCGAATGTTCGTTTTTTGAAACTAGTgctaaaactaaagaaaatgtgAAGCAATGCTTTGAAACACTTGCACTACAG ATAATGGAGCTTTCTGGTGAttttgaggaagaagaggaagaagaagaagtggaaGAAGAATTTCCAGGGGAGAGAAACGATATAGGGCTGAATATGGATATACAGGTGAATATGGatgttggtggtggtggtggtggtggccgTGGTCGCCGCCGTAGTGGCAGCTACAATCGTGGTCGCGGTCGCAGTCTTGGCCGCAGCCGCGGTCGTGGTCGCAGTCTTGGTCGTGGTCGCGGTCGCTTGGGTGGTCGAGGTATTCGTGGTGGTCGTGTTATTCGTAGTGTTCTTCGTGTTCCTGTTCGTGGTGGTCGCTGCTAA